The Corynebacterium coyleae genome segment AGGTAGAACCACTTCGCGCGGGACTGGCCAAGACCGACACCGAAAATGTGACCGTCTGCGAGCGACAAAAAGCCTTGGTGGGACTGGAACGCAATACCTTGCGTGTCATCGAAGTGGCCGCGCAGTGCGTCGAAGTACACGTGGAAACGCGCGGAGCGGAAACCTCCGGACAAGAACGCCACAATCAGTGAGAACGCGCCACCAATTCCCAGGTAAACGATTGCCTTCTTTGGCACACCCGCGAAGATCAGGATGAAGGCGACCACAACCGCGAACGACAAAGCCATACCCATGTCGCCCTGTGCGGCAATCAACGCGACACAGATTGCAGCCACGATAAAGAACGCGAGGAAACCGTTGTTGGCCTGGAACAAACGTTGCGGATTTCTGTGTTCGAGCACCTTCGCGCCCCACATCGCGATAGCCACACGGGCCACCTCCGATGGCTGCAGGCGCAGCGGGCCCAGCACAATCCACGACTGGGAACCTACCTCTTCGCGGCCGGTGCCCAAGGGCGTGAGCACCAAGATCAGCAAAATAACGGAAGCGGCCATCAGGACAGCGGAGAAGCTGCGCAGCCGCTCAGGCGGCGTTTTCAGCGCCACCCAAAACGCGATCAGGCCACCGATGACCATGACGGTTTGACGGATGGCCACGCCCCAGACGCTCTCGGAATCTGCGAACGACGTCGCCATTGACGACGACATCACCATGACCACACCAAGACCTGCAAGCACCAGGACAATGCTGCGGATCATGGTGTAGTCGATGAGCGGCCGGGAATCCAGAAACTCCTCGAATTTGCGCACCTTAAGCGCCAATTTTGAGGTTGGCTCGGTCGATCGCGGGGCACGTCGCGTTGTCCCCTGTTGCACCGCCATGCAGCTGCCCTTTCATTCGAGAAGTCTCAACGTGAAGTTGAGCTTACTTGTTATCCGGGCTCCAGTGTCGCATCGCTGCCGCTGCGAAGGCGTCGCCACGCGCTGACATGCCCGAAAACATATCCAAGCTCGCAGCAGCCGGCGCCAACAGCACCGTATCGCCCGGCTGCGCCTGGCTCGCCGCCCACGCAACAACCTCATCCATGGCTTGTTCCGGATCCGTGGAGTCAGAGACAAACACCGGAACGTCCGGGGCGGCCGCGTTGACAGACGCGCGGATGAGCCCACGATCCACACCGAGCAGAGCAACGGCGCGGAACTGATCAGCGTGTGCTTTGACGACACCGTCGACGGCAGCGCCTTTGAGCTGTCCTCCCGCGACCCACACCACCGTGCCCGCACCGGTGAGCGCAGAATCCGCCGCGTGCGGGTTCGTGGCCTTGGAGTTATCCACCCAATCCACACCGCCGCCGGAGTGCACCACCGCCCCACGGTGACCGGCCACGCGGTACTTCTCCAGTGCCCGCTGGATGTGATGCGGCTTGGCCCCCTGGGTCAACGCCACCGCAGCGGCCGCGAGTGCGTCAAGCAGACCGGCGGCTCCGGCGGGCTCGATGCCGTCGGCACTTGCAACGTCGATAGTTTCGCCGCCGAGTTTGGCCACGATCCTGCCGCCCGAAACACCGACCTGGTTGTCGCCAGGCTCTTGAAGTGTGAACCCGATGATGTCGTCGCGACCAGTCTGCTCAGCTAAACGCTGCACCTCCGTATCGTCGATACCTGCAACCGCATGCGTTGCTTGCAATACCTTCGCCTTCGACGCGGCGTATTCCGCAAACGAGCCGTGCCAGTCAATGTGGTCTTCAGCCAGGTTCAGCAGCACGCCAGCATCCGGCACGAGCTCGGAGGACCAGTGCAGCTGGAAACTCGACAGTTCGGCGACGAGGACATCAACGTGTTCGTCGAGAAGCAGCACCTCTCCGACCGCGGTGCCGATGTTGCCGCAGGCACGTGCGATACGGCCGGTGTCGGCGCCGACTTCGGTCATCATCGCCGCCAGCATGCCCGTAGTCGTGGTTTTGCCGTTGGTGCCCGTGACGACGAGCCACGTCCGCGGTGCGCCAAACACGCCGGCGCGGTCAAGGCGGAAGCACAGTTCAACATCGCCGATGACGTCGATGCCGGCGGCGGTGGCGTCGACAAGCAATGGCGTATCAGGTCGCCACCCGGGCGAGGTGACCACAAGGCCAGTGTCAGCGAAGCGCTCGCGCGCTTCAGCGCTGGAACACACCGCGAAGCCTTTTGCGGTAGCGGCTGCGCGCCCATCCGGGTTGTCGTCGACAACCGTGCAATTCGCACCCGCCTTCGTCAGCAAGTGCGCTGCGCCGAGACCAGAAACACCAGCACCGGCGACTAAAACATGATCTGGCAGCGTCACAGGCCCGCTCCGTTCAACGAGAGCCACTCACCATAAAACGCGGCGAGGCCAAGCATGACCGACATCCCGGAGATGATCCAGAAACGCACCACTACGGCAGTCTCTGGCCAGCCGCCGTTTTCAAAGTGGTGGTGGAACGGCGCCATGCGGAACACTCGCTTGCCGGTGGTCTTGAAGGACGCAACCTGAATCACCACGGAGGCGGCCTCCAGGACGAACAACGCGCCGATGACAACCATCAGCAACTCGGTGCGCGAAGCAACCGACAGGCCCGCAACAAGGCCACCGAGTGCCAGCGAGCCAGTATCCCCCATAAAGATCTTCGCGGGTGCGGCATTCCACCACAGGAAACCCACGCAGGCACCAAAACCGGCCGCCGCGAGGATAGCCAGGTCCAACGGGTCGCGCACCGAGTAACAGCCAGCGGTCGCGACAGCGTCACAAGAGTTACGGAACTGCCAGAACGTAATGCCCGAGTAGGCAGCCATCACAAGTGCCGTCGTACCAGCGGCCAACCCGTCGAGACCGTCAGTCAGGTTCACTGCATTCGACCACGCGGCCAGCAGGATGTAGATGAACACCAGGAAGATGATGGTGCCCACCACACCCCCGCCGATGGCGAGGTTGATCGTGTCGATGTCGCGCACGAACGACAAGAACGTCGAGCCAGGTGTCAGACCGTTCTCGTCCGGGAACTGCAAGATAAGCAGCCCGAAGGCGATCGAAATGACAAACTGCGCCACAAGCTTCGCTGTCTTATTGAGGCCAAGGTTGCGGTGCATGAACAACTTAATGCCATCATCGGCAAAACCTACGAGGCCGAGCGACAGCGTAAGCCCCAGCACGATCAGGCCCGAGGCAGTAAACGCCGTGTGGCCCGTAGCCAACGCTGAGAGACTGCCGCCGACGTAGCCAAGCGCGATTGCTAACAAAATAGCGATGCCGCCCATTGTTGGCGTGCCACGCTTGCGGGCGTGCGACTTCGGGCCGTCCTCGCGGATCTCCTGCCCCATCTCGCGGCGATGGAAATATCTAATGAGCAGCGGGGTCACAAAAAT includes the following:
- a CDS encoding FtsW/RodA/SpoVE family cell cycle protein, whose protein sequence is MAVQQGTTRRAPRSTEPTSKLALKVRKFEEFLDSRPLIDYTMIRSIVLVLAGLGVVMVMSSSMATSFADSESVWGVAIRQTVMVIGGLIAFWVALKTPPERLRSFSAVLMAASVILLILVLTPLGTGREEVGSQSWIVLGPLRLQPSEVARVAIAMWGAKVLEHRNPQRLFQANNGFLAFFIVAAICVALIAAQGDMGMALSFAVVVAFILIFAGVPKKAIVYLGIGGAFSLIVAFLSGGFRSARFHVYFDALRGHFDDTQGIAFQSHQGFLSLADGHIFGVGLGQSRAKWFYLPEARNDFIFAIIGEELGLWGGTLVISLFALLGFFGFRTARRAQSQYQTLMAAALTAAVVSQAFVNIGYVIGLLPVTGIQLPMLSAGGTSAVITLGAMGVLANVARHEPDAISAMQNYGRPVFDRMLGVQEPRPITQQRQPRQHPREQVQRNHRPTAPVRQATGGPRRVRR
- the murD gene encoding UDP-N-acetylmuramoyl-L-alanine--D-glutamate ligase, with product MTLPDHVLVAGAGVSGLGAAHLLTKAGANCTVVDDNPDGRAAATAKGFAVCSSAEARERFADTGLVVTSPGWRPDTPLLVDATAAGIDVIGDVELCFRLDRAGVFGAPRTWLVVTGTNGKTTTTGMLAAMMTEVGADTGRIARACGNIGTAVGEVLLLDEHVDVLVAELSSFQLHWSSELVPDAGVLLNLAEDHIDWHGSFAEYAASKAKVLQATHAVAGIDDTEVQRLAEQTGRDDIIGFTLQEPGDNQVGVSGGRIVAKLGGETIDVASADGIEPAGAAGLLDALAAAAVALTQGAKPHHIQRALEKYRVAGHRGAVVHSGGGVDWVDNSKATNPHAADSALTGAGTVVWVAGGQLKGAAVDGVVKAHADQFRAVALLGVDRGLIRASVNAAAPDVPVFVSDSTDPEQAMDEVVAWAASQAQPGDTVLLAPAAASLDMFSGMSARGDAFAAAAMRHWSPDNK
- the mraY gene encoding phospho-N-acetylmuramoyl-pentapeptide-transferase, which translates into the protein MVQVICAGILSFLVSIFVTPLLIRYFHRREMGQEIREDGPKSHARKRGTPTMGGIAILLAIALGYVGGSLSALATGHTAFTASGLIVLGLTLSLGLVGFADDGIKLFMHRNLGLNKTAKLVAQFVISIAFGLLILQFPDENGLTPGSTFLSFVRDIDTINLAIGGGVVGTIIFLVFIYILLAAWSNAVNLTDGLDGLAAGTTALVMAAYSGITFWQFRNSCDAVATAGCYSVRDPLDLAILAAAGFGACVGFLWWNAAPAKIFMGDTGSLALGGLVAGLSVASRTELLMVVIGALFVLEAASVVIQVASFKTTGKRVFRMAPFHHHFENGGWPETAVVVRFWIISGMSVMLGLAAFYGEWLSLNGAGL